CCGCAATTTCGCCTAGGAGGACCGGGCGGGGAAAGACACGTCCAAGGCTGTAGAAACCCGGCCACGTTAAACGTGCAGGGGATTTCCAACAGTACAGCCCCAGAGGAGGGGAGCCGTTCCTTCCCGCCGCCACCCAGCAGCACCCATCTGGGCCGAGCTCTCCACGCCGCCCCGGGCGCCCCAGCGGCCAGCCCCGCCCCGAGGCctctccgccccctcccccagaggaaaaaaattggCGGCGGCCAATGGGAGGCCAGGAAGCCGCCTGACGTCCGCAAGCCGGAGGGCGGCGTTGCCTGGAGACCCCGGCGGGGTCAGCCTTCTGTCCCCTCCCCGCGGCAGGCCCGCCCAGCCGCTGCCGCGCTTCGGGGCTCTATATAGGGCGCGCGCTCTCGGGCGGCTGAGTTCCAGCAGTCCGCGAGCTGCCGTCGGCTCCGCGCGGGGGGGGCGGGCCGGGCACCCCGGGGCGCGGAGAAGCGCTCTAGCTTCACTCTCCTCTCCCCCCACTCTGCACTCCCGGGCACCCTCAAACCAGTTCAAGCTGCTGCCCCCGCTCCCTCTTTTCTCGCCCCCCAGCAAACTTTCggtccctcccccgcccctcgcCCGTTATTCGTCGTGGCTCAAGCCCGGCCGCGCCGCCCCGAGGGCTCCTCCGGACCTCCCAGCTTGCAACTCCGACCATTACAGGATCCAGAAAGATGTCGACCACGCTTCTGTCCGCCTTCTACGATATCGACTTCTTGTGCAAGGTACGcggaggagcagggagggaggaggatgggcAAGCAGGAAGCCCTTCGAGTTTTCAGGCTTGGCCTTCTGTCCTCGGCTTTGGGGGTCCTCTTCCCGCCTTGACTTTTTGGGCTCGGGAAAAATGCCGGAGTTAGCAGTGTGTGCTCGAACCTTGTGGACAGGGAgaaggagtggggaggaaggCCAGGAGGGAGTCGCTGTAGCTGTTTAGTTTCTCCGCAGCCGACCACAACCACGCTTGCCCGGGGCTTCCCGGACGGGGTTTGCGCCGCCCAGGCCGGCGGCCCACGGCTGAGGATCACATGTCGCAACCCAGCGCGGCCTGGGGTGGAGAGTCCGGCTCCTCCCAACGCGAACTTGATTCTTGTGCGCGTGTAAGGGTGGAGGTTGGGGGCCGAGTCGAGAtccggaaaaaaaaagaattggagggCTGGAAGTGGTTCTTCTGCAACTCACCCCAACgcatccctcccctcttccttttcccactTTTCATCCCTTCCCCGCTACCCTCCTTTTTGGCAGACGGAGAAGTCCCTTGCCAACCTCAATCTGAACAACATGCTAGACAAGAAGGCGGTGGGGACACCCGTGGCCGCCGCCCCCAACTCGGGCTTCACGCCGGGCTTCCTCCGACGGCACTCAGCCAGCAACCTACACGCGCTCGCCCACCCCGCGCCTAGCCCCGGCAGCTGCTCGCCCAAGTTCCCGGGCGCAGCTAACGGCAGCAGCTGCGGCAGCGCGGCGGCGGGCGGGCCGGCCTCCTACGGCACCCTCAAGGAGCCGTCGGGGGGCGGCGGCACGGCCCTGCTGAACAAGGAGAACAAATTCCGGGACCGCTCGTTCAGCGAGAACGGCGAGCGCAGCCAGCACCTCCTGCacctgcagcagcagcagaagggGGGCGGCGGTTCCCAAATCAACTCAACGCGCTACAAAACTGAGCTGTGCCGGCCCTTCGAGGAGAGCGGCACGTGCAAGTACGGCGAGAAGTGCCAGTTCGCGCATGGCTTCCACGAGCTGCGCAGCCTGACGCGGCACCCCAAGTACAAGACTGAGCTGTGCCGCACCTTCCACACCATCGGTTTTTGTCCCTATGGGCCGCGCTGCCACTTCATCCACAACGCCGACGAGCGGCGGCCCGCGCCGTCGGGGGGCGCCTCCGGGGACCTGCGCACCTTCAGCGCCCGCGACGCGCTGCACCTGGGCTTCCCGCGAGAGCCGCGGCCCAAGCTGCACCACAGCCTCAGCTTCTCGGGCTTCCCGTCGGGCCACCACCAGCCCCCGGGGGGCCTGGAGTCGCCCCTGCTGCTCGACAGCCCCACGTCGCGCACGCCGCCGCCACCCTCCTGCTCCTCGGCTTCGTCTTGCTCCTCGTCCGCTTCGTCCTGCTCCTCGGCCTCGGCTGCCTCCACGCCTTCGGGCGCCCCGACGTGCTGTGCCTCTGCGGCGGCAGCGGCCGCGGCCGCGCTGCTGTACGGCACCGGGGGCGCCGAGGACCTGCTCGCGCCGGGCGCGCCCTGCGCCACCTGCTCGTCGGCCTCGTGCGCCAACAACGCCTTCGCCTTCGGCCCGGAGTTGAGCAGCCTCATCACACCTCTCGCCATCCAGACCCACAACTTCGCCGCCGTGGCCGCCGCCGCCTACTATCgcagccagcagcagcagcagcagggcctagTGCCCCCCGCGCAGCCCCCGGCGCCGCCCAGCGCGCCCCTCCCTGCCAGCGCCGCCGCGCCGCCCTCGCCGCCCTTCAGCTTCCAGCTGCCACGCCGCCTGTCCGAGTCGCCAGTGTTCGACGCGCCGCCTAGTCCCCCGGACTCACTGTCTGACCGTGACAGCTACTTGAGCGGCTCCCTGAGCTCGGGCAGCCTCAGCGGCTCTGAGTCCCCCAGCCTCGACCCCGGCCGCCGCCTGCCCATCTTCAGCCGCCTCTCCATCTCCGACGACTGAGGCAAGAGGGCGCtagtgaggaggaggaagggaaggccgTTCTGGGGGTGTTGGAGGGCGCCCCTGCAGTCTTGCCCCTGCCAGGGGCAGGGAGGCTCGGGAGTGTGTGGGGCTGACCTCGGCCACAAGCAGACTGCAGGCCGCACCGAGCACTTGGACTCGAACTTGTGTGCCGGGAggggcccccacccctcccctttcggtttcctcttgttttgttttgttttttattattatttttattattattacgaAGTTTCATTCTTGTTGAGCGAAGAAAAGCCAACGAACTTTTTGTATTGAACAAAATATTCACAACAGAGCAGTTGTGATGCGAAtagaacaaaaaccaaacaaacttttttaGGTCTCCGATGAGTTTGGGACTTTAGGTAAAATCAACCTGGCACCAGCAGCTACCAACCACCATTCCATATCTTCACTTGCAAAGCATTAGTTACAGTCCAGATGCGGGGACTCTTATCTTGAGAGAGGTTCCTAATTGTCTCAGACCAGTGTAAACAAACAAGCCAACCAACACCTTGCTAAACCTATAAGCTTTTAAATCCAATATTCTGCCAAGAATATGCCTTGATAGTAGACCTCAGCTCCAtaggtgttttgtgttttttaacaaAGTTATAtatgtctggaaaaaaaaaaacccttgcatTCCAAAGTTTCATACTGGTTCCTGGTTTCATTGCCACCACTTAGTGGATGTTTAAGTTAGAACCGTTTTGTCTGCTCTTTCTGGAAGCCTTGGGCAGAGCTTAGTTTGTAATTGTTGGGGAATAACTGCTGAATTTTTAGCTGTTTTGAGTTGATTCGCACCACTGCACCacaactcaatatgaaaaaaactatttaacttatttattatctTGTGAAAAGTATACATTGAAAATTTTGTTCATACTGTATTTATCAAGTATGATGAAAAGcaatagatatatattcttttattatgttaaattaTGATTGCCATTATTAATCGGCAAAATGTGGAGTGTATGTTCTTTTCACAGTAATATATGCCTTTTGTAACTTCACTTGGTTATTTTATTGTAAATGAGTAAAAAGAATCTTAATTTAAGAGAttgtatgtaatatttatttcattaatttctttccttgtttaCGTAAATTTTGAAAGATTGCATGGTTTCTTTACGGAAATCTTATCTTGATGCTGTGGAAGTAGTTTGAGGAATATCTTATGAGTTTTTCTTAGAATGTATAATGGTTGCAGCCCAtccaactttaaaagaaaaaaagtgaccaCATACTTTGCAATCAGGCTTACATGTGGCATGCTTTTCTCATTCCATCTTTATAAATCAGcagaaaatgttttttgtttgcttatttcacCAGTTCTACTGTGACATACTCTGCATATAAAGACATGTAGCaataatgggggggggggggtaatcTCACAGTGCCTTTGGAAGGGCCAGAACTTACTTGCCTTAAATCTTCCTCAACCAAATAAGTATTTTGTCTATTAGTGCTTGAGAGAATTTGAATGTAGGATGGGTTCAACTGcacaaaaggaaaagatttttacCACTTTTTTTAATATAGCTATAAAGTGAAGAGGCCACCTCTTAGTGCTAAAATGGTATGTAGTACATGAATATGCCTTGTTTAATTACAGAAAATTCCAAAacttgtacaattttttttttttccgtgtgGAAAGGCAGGAATGCTTTCCTGGACAGCGGATGAATGAGCAGTAGATGTAGTTTGTTTGTACGTAGGTACAGTTGGAGcactatgtatgtatgtattctggACTACTTTGACAGAAGTAGGTATTTGAATGTAACAAGGTTAAGTCAACTTGAGTTGTAATATATTTGGGGAATCAGTTCACTACAAATTGTGACTGTAAACATTGTACTgtaaatgttttgtagttttcccccAATAaaacttttgggaaaaaaaaggtattaaTGTGTAAGAtagcttcctttttttaaatgggagTATCTAGGTTTCTAGCTTCCCACCACTGTCAGGCATTATAACCAGGTCTTAGAGGGATTGGGGGTTAGGGTTTAGAGAGCTGGCAGAGCCAGAGTTCAGAAGAGCCTGTCcccctatatattttatatacaagttATTTTAGCTGAAAGAAAGTAATTTGGACCGTCAAGGGCATTAGCCGTTCTCTTTGATAATAAGATGTACCCCCATGTTGGCTGACTGGCTGGTGGCTGGGCCTGGCTGGGAGGCCTGAGGCGTGTGGCCTGCCTGTGAGTCACCAAGCGGATCACGTGTCTGCAGTGGCAGCTGaaggtctgatttttttttttttttcccactgggaCGCACAGGGAACCAAACTGCTTAGGTGAGAAGGGTCTTGCCAGCCCTTGGCTGAACTGGGGATGGGGGCTTTAAGGCCCAGCCTTTCCTGGGCGGGAGAACCAGGGTTTGGCCTGGACTTTGGAAAGCCTGGTTGTGTCCTTGTGCACAGAggacagaaagagaaggaagatgaaACAGGTTAAACATATCTGGGTAATGTTTATGTGGACGGCTTCCTCTAGGAGTGAGCACACACGTTATTTATGCAAAAGGATTAGTGTCTGTGCTTGAGACAACTGTAAGCGGCCAGAAAGCAAATCCAACCCAGGtctggaaaaaaggaagggaaaaaaaaaagcatcagtcTGTCTGCGGATTCTCACACAATTGAACAAAACCTTAGTATGGTTCTTTCCTACAATCACTTTAGAAGTTAAAACTGTGGTTCATAAATCAAttcctgtttttccttctctatccCGCCCCCGCCAACATACACAGagttcagacttttttttttttttttttccaaagtaagtAAGATTTTTAGCAAAagttttgtttcctcttcttgcctgtgttcgccggggtCTCCCGGGTCTCAACAGCTGAGCCTGGTGGGGAGGGCGCCGTCGGTGGAGCGCGCCAGGCCCCGGGCAGCTGTTTCACGTTAACGATGATTGCGCTGGTGTTAACCGGAGCGTTTTGGTGCTGGGCGCTCGCTGCCAAAGGGGATGGGAAACAGTTTCAAAGTTCTCCCAGATGCCGGCCCCTGGctggggaggggcgggtgggCGGCTTCAGCAGCGGGGGAGGGGAAGCCTGAGGCCAAGGAGGGCTCGACGGGTGAAGACCTTGCAGGCTCCTAGGCCTCTTCACCATAAAGAATGTGCAATGGCGAGGAAAAGTCTAAAATGTGGTGCTATATAGGCCAAACTGCATTTCAAAGGCCTTGTTTCCACTTCATTCCAAGACATTTTTCTAAACAAGTGCTTTTGATCAACTGGAATGTTAGACTTCTTTTTTTGGGGTAAgccacattcatttttaaaaattggtttgtcTGAAAGCCTAACTGCTAAGAGCTgatgtttttgtattttagaCCCAGTGGAGCGTGGAAAGCTGGGGGGAATCATTCAGAaattttctcttgctgcagaTCAATGGAGGGTATGTGGGTCATTGTCTTTCTGCAGCGGCTGGAATTAACAGCAAACAAAACGCTCTACAATTGCTTGATCACCCTTAGAAAAGTTTTCTTGCAAATTAAGGGAACTAGAAGTAAAAACTGCAAGTAAGAACAAGCCAGGATTCCTATCATGGGCTGGGGAGCGGAACTAAAACTGACTTCTGAATTATACTCAAGATAAAATTCTTTGGGAGTTAGTTGTGCAAATGAGCCCAGAGTGTG
This DNA window, taken from Kogia breviceps isolate mKogBre1 chromosome 11, mKogBre1 haplotype 1, whole genome shotgun sequence, encodes the following:
- the ZFP36L2 gene encoding mRNA decay activator protein ZFP36L2, whose translation is MSTTLLSAFYDIDFLCKTEKSLANLNLNNMLDKKAVGTPVAAAPNSGFTPGFLRRHSASNLHALAHPAPSPGSCSPKFPGAANGSSCGSAAAGGPASYGTLKEPSGGGGTALLNKENKFRDRSFSENGERSQHLLHLQQQQKGGGGSQINSTRYKTELCRPFEESGTCKYGEKCQFAHGFHELRSLTRHPKYKTELCRTFHTIGFCPYGPRCHFIHNADERRPAPSGGASGDLRTFSARDALHLGFPREPRPKLHHSLSFSGFPSGHHQPPGGLESPLLLDSPTSRTPPPPSCSSASSCSSSASSCSSASAASTPSGAPTCCASAAAAAAAALLYGTGGAEDLLAPGAPCATCSSASCANNAFAFGPELSSLITPLAIQTHNFAAVAAAAYYRSQQQQQQGLVPPAQPPAPPSAPLPASAAAPPSPPFSFQLPRRLSESPVFDAPPSPPDSLSDRDSYLSGSLSSGSLSGSESPSLDPGRRLPIFSRLSISDD